The window ATACATAAAAAAAGCAGTTAATCTAGCTCTGGATAATGAAATTCAAGCCATTACTACTGCCCCGATAAGTAAAGAGGCTATAAATAAAGCAGGATTTCATTTCGCCGGACATACAGATTTTTTGGCAGACTTAACCCATAGACGCCAATATGCGATGATGTTTGTAAGTCATTCTTTGAAGGTTGTCCTGGTAAGTATTCATATCCCTTTATACAAGGCAATCCGGCAACTTTCAAGGAAAAAGGTTTTGACCACGATTAAATTAACTCAATCTGCATTTAAGGATTATTTTGGACTAAAAAAACCAAGAATTGCCGTAGCTGGATTAAATCCACATGCCAGCGAAGGAGGGTTATTTGGCAAAGAGGAGGAAAAAGAGATTATCCCGGCGATTGAGGTCGCACAACGCAAAGGGATTGACGCCAGAGGCCCCTATCCGCCGGATACTATTTTTTATCGTGCCGTAAAAGGTGAATTTGATGTCGTCATCGCAATGTATCACGACCAGGGACTTATTCCTTTAAAACTATTGGCTTTTGATGAGGCAGTCAATGTTACCATTGGATTACCAATAATTCGCACCTCACCTGACCACGGCACTGCATTCGATATTGCCGGTAAAAACATAGCCAGTCCTAAAAGTATATTAGAGGCAATTAAATTAGCGGCGAAAATGGCAAAGACAAAAGGAGGAAAGCAATGACTACAGCAACTATGCTAAAACAAACAAAATTTACCTATGAAGATTACCTTACCTGGGATATAGAGTCTGATAATCGGTATGAATTGATTGGAGGTGAATTCTTTATGGCACCAGCACCAAATGTATGGCATCAACATATTTCTGGAGAAATTGTATTTAAAATTATGCAACTTTTAGAAAAGACAAAATCAGGCAAGGTATTTCATGCCCCTTGTGATGTTGTTTTAAGTAACGAAGATGTTGTTCAACCGGATATTATCTTTGTCTTAAAAGAAAATTTCAATATCATTACCAAAGATAATATACAAGGTTCACCGGATTTACTCATAGAGATTATCTCGCCAAACTCTGCCCAGAGGGACAGAATTACGAAAAAAAGGCTTTATGAAAGATGTGGTGTCAAAGAATACTGGTTAGTTGACCAGGATAGAAAAGAAATAGAGGTTTTGACATTAGAAGAAGGAAGATATAAAACTTATGGTATCTTTAAGTCCGAAGATACTCTTTCTTCAGTAGTATTAAAGGATTTTTATTTTAAAGTAAGAGAGGTGTTTTAAATGGCTACAGCAACTATGCCAAAACAAGAAAAATTTACCTATGAAGATTACCTTACCTGGGATATAGACTCTGACAATCGGTATGAATTGATTGGAGGTGAATTCTTTATGGCACCAGCACCAAATGTATGGCATCAACGAATCTCAAAAAGAATTGAATTTAAAATTATGCAAGTATTAGAAAAATCAGGGTTAGGAGAGGTATTTTATGCCCCTTGTGATGTTGTTTTAAGTAACGAAGATGTTGTTCAACCGGATATTATCTTTGTCTTAAAAGAAAATTTCAATATCATTACAAAAGATAATATACAAGGTTCACCTGATTTACTAATAGAAATTATTTCACCAAACTCTGCCCAGAGGGACAGAATTACGAAAAAAAGGCTTTATGAAAGATGTGGTGTCAAAGAATACTGGTTAGTTGACCAGGATAGAAAAGAGATAGAGGTTTTGACATTAGAAGAAGGAAGATATAAACCTTGTGGTATCTTTAAGTCCGAAGATACTCTTTCTTCAGTAGTATTAAAGGATTTTCATCTTAAACTAAGAGAGGTGTTTTAAATGGCTACAGCAACTATGCCAAAACAAGAAAAATTTACCTATGAAGATTACCTTACATGGGATATAGAGTCTGATAATCGGTATGAATTGATTGGAGGTGAATTCTTTATGGCACCAGCACCAAATGTCTGGCATCAACGAATCTCAAAAAGAATTGAATTTAAAATTATGCAAGTATTAGAAAAATCAGGATTAGGAGAGGTATTTGATGCCCCTTGTGATGTTGTTTTAAGTAACGAAGATGTTGTTCAACCAGATATTATCTTTGTTCTAAAAGAAAATTTCAATATC is drawn from bacterium and contains these coding sequences:
- a CDS encoding Uma2 family endonuclease, with the protein product MTTATMLKQTKFTYEDYLTWDIESDNRYELIGGEFFMAPAPNVWHQHISGEIVFKIMQLLEKTKSGKVFHAPCDVVLSNEDVVQPDIIFVLKENFNIITKDNIQGSPDLLIEIISPNSAQRDRITKKRLYERCGVKEYWLVDQDRKEIEVLTLEEGRYKTYGIFKSEDTLSSVVLKDFYFKVREVF
- a CDS encoding Uma2 family endonuclease, which codes for MATATMPKQEKFTYEDYLTWDIDSDNRYELIGGEFFMAPAPNVWHQRISKRIEFKIMQVLEKSGLGEVFYAPCDVVLSNEDVVQPDIIFVLKENFNIITKDNIQGSPDLLIEIISPNSAQRDRITKKRLYERCGVKEYWLVDQDRKEIEVLTLEEGRYKPCGIFKSEDTLSSVVLKDFHLKLREVF
- a CDS encoding Uma2 family endonuclease: MATATMPKQEKFTYEDYLTWDIESDNRYELIGGEFFMAPAPNVWHQRISKRIEFKIMQVLEKSGLGEVFDAPCDVVLSNEDVVQPDIIFVLKENFNIITKDNIQGSPDLLIEIISPNSAQRDRITKKRLYERCGVKEYWLVDADRKEIEVLTLEEGKYKSYGIFKSEDTLSSVLLEDFHFKVGEVF
- the pdxA gene encoding 4-hydroxythreonine-4-phosphate dehydrogenase PdxA, which gives rise to MGKPIIGITMGDAAGIGPEVIIKALNTPSIYAECCPIVIGDGKVLLAEIRRQRIEDRGQTLPEPRVPSPEPRAPSPEPRVPSPDSRAPSPDFEDRLKINSIQDVSEAKFQFGTIDCLDLDNIKLDELEIGKISRTTGKAAIEYIKKAVNLALDNEIQAITTAPISKEAINKAGFHFAGHTDFLADLTHRRQYAMMFVSHSLKVVLVSIHIPLYKAIRQLSRKKVLTTIKLTQSAFKDYFGLKKPRIAVAGLNPHASEGGLFGKEEEKEIIPAIEVAQRKGIDARGPYPPDTIFYRAVKGEFDVVIAMYHDQGLIPLKLLAFDEAVNVTIGLPIIRTSPDHGTAFDIAGKNIASPKSILEAIKLAAKMAKTKGGKQ